A single window of Nicotiana sylvestris chromosome 5, ASM39365v2, whole genome shotgun sequence DNA harbors:
- the LOC104228346 gene encoding dnaJ protein homolog, whose product MFGRGARRSENSKYYEVLGVPKNSSQDELKKAYRKAAIKNHPDKGGDPEKFKELAHAYEVLSDPEKREIYDQYGEDALNEGMGGGGGGHSPFDIFESFFGGGFGGAFGGGGSFRGSRKKQGENAVHALRVSLEDLYNGTTKKLSLSRNILCPKCKGKGSKSGASGTCYGCQGTGMRVTTRQIAPGMIQQMQHVCPECRGSGEVISERDRCTQCKGKKITQEKKVLEVNVEKGMQHGQKIVFDGEADEAPDTITGDIIFILQQKDHSKFRRKSDDLYAEHNLSLTEALCGFQFVLTHLDGRLLLIKSSPGEVIKPDQYKAINDEGMPHYGRPFIKGRLYIHFNVEFPESGFLTPEKCRILESVLPPRPGKRASDMELNNCEETTLHDVNMEEEMRQKEQRRRQEAYDMDDDDEPNVHRMACNQQ is encoded by the exons ATGTTTGGACGGGGTGCAAGGAGGAGTGAGAACTCCAAGTACTATGAGGTTCTTGGTGTTCCAAAGAATTCCAGTCAAGATGAACTTAAAAAGGCGTATAGAAAAGCTGCTATAAAGAATCACCCTGACAAGGGTGGGGACCCTGAAAAA TTCAAGGAATTGGCTCATGCATATGAAGTTTTAAGTGATCCAGAGAAGAGAGAAATTTATGATCAGTATGGTGAAGATGCACTTAACGAAGGAATGGGTGGTGGTGGTGGCGGTCACAGCCCATTTGACATATTCGAGTCATTCTTTGGTGGAGGTTTCGGTGGAGCTTTTGGTG GTGGTGGTAGCTTCAGAGGCAGCAGAAAGAAACAAGGTGAAAATGCAGTGCACGCTCTACGGGTTTCTCTGGAAGACTTGTACAATGGCACAACGAAAAAGCTCTCTCTTTCACGGAATATACTGTGCCCAAAGTGTAAAGG GAAAGGTTCAAAGAGTGGAGCCTCTGGAACGTGTTACGGATGTCAAGGTACTGGAATGCGTGTCACGACAAGACAGATAGCCCCAGGCATGATTCAACAGATGCAACATGTTTGTCCTGAATGCCGAGGTTCAG GAGAGGTTATAAGTGAGAGAGATAGGTGCACTCAGTGCAAGGGAAAAAAAATtacacaagaaaagaaagtattgGAAGTGAATGTTGAGAAAGGGATGCAACACGGTCAGAAGATTGTTTTCGACGGGGAAGCTGATGAAGCT CCAGATACCATCACCGGcgatattatttttatattacaaCAAAAGGATCACTCGAAGTTCAGGCGAAAGTCTGATGATCTTTACGCGGAACACAATCTTAGTTTGACAGAAGCTCTCTGTGGATTTCAATTTGTTCTGACTCATCTTGACGGTAGGCTGCTTCTAATCAAATCTAGCCCTGGAGAAGTTATAAAGCCTG ATCAATATAAGGCAATAAATGATGAAGGAATGCCCCATTATGGGAGGCCATTCATTAAGGGTCGGCTTTATATCCATTTTAATGTGGAATTTCCAGAATCTGGATTTCTTACCCCCGAGAAATGCCGCATTCTTGAGAGTGTTCTGCCACCAAGACCAGGGAAGCGCGCGTCCGATATGGAGTTAAATAATTGTGAAGAAACCACTTTGCATGATGTCAACATGGAGGAAGAAATGAGGCAAAAGGAGCAGCGACGCAGGCAAGAGGCTTATGATATGGATGACGATGATGAGCCAAATGTGCATCGTATGGCTTGTAACCAACAGTAA